Proteins encoded in a region of the Misgurnus anguillicaudatus chromosome 9, ASM2758022v2, whole genome shotgun sequence genome:
- the LOC129423294 gene encoding olfactory receptor 52E8-like produces the protein MDNSSYPVMLTLMVPKESKSFRHIYFICFLFLYLLILSLNFRLIAVIVMEKSLHEPMYIFICNLCVNVMYGASGFYPIFLYNLILDSYVISSHMCAFQTFVIYSSLMSEVTILTVMSYDRYVAICRPLDYHSKLTKSTCLKLIVFSWIVPNCYAVPTSLLANLRMFCKYHIDKLYCDNWSIVKLSCASPFVNNLFGYLSIVTFTSFVVVIIVSYIKLIAACKASLENRKKFWQTCLPHIISLINFICASLFDVMYSRYGANDIPESLRHFLALELVIVPPVVNPLIYGLNIKAVRERVLKLFHQNTCSCLIQRLALWRMVMNFWPSS, from the exons ATGGATAACTCTTCTTATCCTGTGATGCTGACTCTAATGGTGCCCAAAGAATCAAAATCATTTAGGCACATatactttatttgttttcttttcctTTATTTGCTCATATTGTCTTTAAATTTTCGACTTATTGCTGTCATTGTCATGGAGAAATCCCTTCATGAACCAATGTACATATTcatatgtaatctatgtgtgaATGTAATGTATGGAGCCTCAGGATTCTACcctatatttttgtataatttgaTTTTGGATTCATATGTCATTTCCTCTCACATGTGTGCTTTTCAAACCTTTGTCATATACAGCTCTTTAATGTCTGAGGTTACAATATTAACAGTCATGTCATATGATAGATATGTAGCCATATGCAGACCTTTAGACTATCATTCAAAATTAACTAAAAGCACCTGTTTGAAATTAATTGTGTTTTCCTGGATTGTACCAAACTGCTATGCAGTTCCGACAAGCCTTTTAGCAAACTTGAGGATGTTTTGCAAATATCACATTGACAAATTATATTGTGACAACTGGTCAATTGTAAAACTATCTTGTGCATCACCTTTTGTTAATAATCTTTTTGGATATTTAAGTATTGTCACGTTTACTTCTTTTGTAGTTGTTATCATAGTGTCATACATTAAACTCATTGCTGCATGTAAAGCATCtttagaaaatagaaaaaaattctGGCAAACGTGTTTACCACATATAATATCACTGATAAATTTCATTTGTGCTTCTCTTTTTGATGTCATGTATAGCAGATATGGTGCTAATGATATTCCAGAGAGTTTACGGCATTTTTTGGCTTTAGAACTGGTTATAGTTCCTCCTGTTGTTAATCCTCTAATTTATGGGTTAAATATTAAGGCAGTGCGTGAAAGA GTCCTGAAGCTCTTCCATCAGAATACCTGCAGTTGCTTGATTCAGCGTTTGGCACTGTGGAGGATGGTGATGAACTTTTGGCCAAGTTCATGA